A stretch of Nitrospira sp. DNA encodes these proteins:
- a CDS encoding OmpA family protein: MRAPSHLIILGLLSLIAALGTQGCATQSGTSGMEARVPDEERIVDPGIRDLTPNDFATPASRTSPMMRAELTARNATGAAQSSILDVLFDFDRATLRSDALPVLEANAQRLKDEGAKRILLEGRGDEIGTAAYNLVLGERRAKSVEGYLHQLGLQVELRTASYGKDRPLCFDHSQACWQKNRSVHFVVKE; the protein is encoded by the coding sequence ATGCGAGCCCCCTCACACCTGATCATCTTGGGACTGCTTTCGCTCATCGCCGCCCTCGGAACGCAGGGATGCGCCACGCAATCCGGCACATCCGGCATGGAAGCCCGTGTGCCGGACGAGGAACGGATTGTGGATCCGGGGATTCGCGATCTGACCCCGAACGATTTCGCGACGCCGGCGTCACGCACAAGTCCGATGATGCGCGCGGAACTCACCGCCCGCAATGCGACCGGAGCGGCCCAAAGCTCCATTCTGGACGTGCTCTTCGATTTTGACCGCGCCACGCTGCGATCCGACGCGTTACCGGTCTTGGAAGCCAACGCCCAACGGTTGAAAGACGAGGGCGCCAAGCGCATTCTCCTCGAAGGACGGGGAGATGAAATCGGCACCGCCGCCTACAACCTGGTGTTAGGCGAGCGGCGCGCGAAGAGCGTGGAAGGATACCTTCATCAACTCGGGTTGCAGGTTGAATTGCGCACGGCCAGTTATGGCAAAGACCGCCCGCTCTGCTTCGATCACAGCCAAGCCTGCTGGCAAAAAAACCGGAGCGTTCATTTCGTCGTGAAAGAGTAA